From a single Pigmentibacter ruber genomic region:
- a CDS encoding DNA repair protein RecN: MLKQLHIQNLAIAENIAVNFKNSLNVITGETGAGKSLLVDAMSLLRGARVDTHLIRTGEESALITGIFSPQKNKLAIFNLLEEHGIPLFSDDPEEIIIKRYIQRNGKHKSTVNETLVSSKILQNIAAELIDISSQFENQKLLDTESHTYYLDEIANNLDVYKNYLSVYLLAHEKIKTIKSLIHEQNLLKREKNLYEFELSQINNANINPAEFKELDDIIATGKKSAVIKKNCYEVISNLSQNDPSCIDILKISKKTIEKIYRHSSNNDFANYLEQIDAIISLVEEFSHKLEVTSEKYTIEESNLNHAIERMDTYNKILQKFGPTIEDALIYKNKCEDFLNKTLTIDLEIEAEIFQCEEAIKKSINFAEILSKNRKNKLSLLTHSIEKELSELGMEKSKFICELKENNKINDFQELFAFIEKQTFKELITKFQQLSKFGFEKAQFLLSTNVGIEAQPIDKVASGGELSRIMLAIKNILFGNNSMSVFVFDEIDTGISGNIAAKVGKKLLEFCRGCNENMNRQAICITHLPQVACFAQNHFVVTKEFTNNRTSTKIFEASEEEKLKEIAILLSGEEVSAESIAQAKVLVQEAQRNLH, from the coding sequence ATGTTAAAGCAGTTACATATCCAAAATTTAGCCATTGCTGAAAATATTGCTGTTAACTTCAAGAATAGCTTAAATGTTATTACAGGTGAAACAGGTGCTGGAAAATCATTGCTTGTCGATGCAATGAGCCTTTTACGCGGTGCTAGAGTCGATACACATCTTATCCGAACTGGTGAAGAAAGTGCTTTAATTACAGGTATTTTTTCTCCACAAAAAAATAAATTAGCAATATTTAATCTATTAGAAGAGCATGGCATTCCTTTATTTTCAGACGATCCAGAAGAAATTATTATTAAAAGATACATTCAGCGCAATGGTAAACACAAATCAACTGTGAATGAAACACTTGTAAGTTCCAAAATTTTACAAAATATTGCTGCTGAACTTATTGACATAAGTAGCCAATTTGAAAATCAAAAACTTCTAGATACAGAATCGCATACCTATTACTTAGATGAAATTGCCAATAACCTTGACGTATATAAAAACTATCTTTCTGTTTATCTTCTTGCCCATGAAAAAATTAAAACTATTAAATCTTTAATCCATGAACAAAATCTTTTAAAAAGAGAAAAAAACTTATATGAATTTGAATTGTCACAAATAAACAACGCAAATATTAATCCTGCTGAATTCAAAGAACTTGATGATATTATTGCAACAGGAAAAAAATCTGCGGTAATTAAAAAAAATTGCTATGAAGTAATTTCAAATTTAAGTCAAAATGATCCAAGCTGTATTGATATTTTAAAAATATCTAAAAAAACAATTGAAAAGATTTATAGACACAGTTCAAATAACGATTTTGCAAACTACTTAGAACAGATTGATGCTATCATTTCTTTAGTCGAAGAATTTTCACATAAGTTAGAAGTAACTTCAGAAAAATATACAATTGAAGAAAGTAATTTGAATCATGCTATTGAAAGAATGGATACTTATAATAAAATACTCCAAAAATTTGGACCTACAATTGAAGATGCTTTAATATATAAAAATAAATGCGAAGATTTTTTAAACAAAACTCTAACAATTGATTTAGAAATTGAGGCAGAAATATTTCAATGTGAAGAGGCGATTAAAAAATCTATAAATTTTGCTGAAATTTTATCAAAAAATAGGAAAAATAAATTATCATTACTCACTCATTCTATAGAAAAAGAATTAAGTGAATTAGGTATGGAGAAATCTAAATTTATCTGTGAATTAAAAGAAAATAATAAAATAAATGATTTTCAAGAATTATTTGCATTTATTGAAAAGCAAACATTTAAAGAACTTATTACTAAATTTCAACAACTTTCCAAATTTGGATTTGAAAAAGCACAATTCTTATTATCTACTAATGTAGGTATAGAAGCACAGCCAATTGATAAAGTAGCAAGTGGTGGCGAACTTTCTCGCATTATGCTTGCCATTAAAAATATATTATTTGGAAATAACTCAATGAGTGTATTTGTTTTTGATGAAATTGATACTGGAATAAGTGGAAATATAGCTGCAAAAGTTGGAAAAAAGTTACTCGAATTTTGTCGTGGTTGTAATGAAAATATGAACAGACAAGCTATTTGTATAACCCATTTACCACAAGTTGCTTGTTTTGCACAAAATCACTTTGTTGTTACTAAAGAATTTACAAATAATAGAACTTCTACAAAAATATTTGAAGCAAGTGAAGAAGAAAAATTAAAAGAAATTGCTATCCTTCTTTCTGGCGAGGAAGTAAGTGCAGAAAGCATTGCACAAGCAAAAGTCCTTGTTCAAGAAGCACAAAGAAATCTTCATTAA
- a CDS encoding zinc-dependent metalloprotease — translation MLKSVIKYLAIILFIVVSIVACNKKKQENIPNSRLADENIRSSFSITPSQVNSESSAQNLKLPLLNSSDNQFISVNNTSLIVLKKSALGKAFFLSLVLLPAENAPIFQHLLPKVVSFEMNGEDLALFELNTYALYNELPSTKLLQTFKIKQNNEDSITFSWDQGLSTIPSKGSIWISDLPSSLEQLISEEEIVLPTVATFLKSAIFVEDRLELEQISRVRTPSHSATNGISDSYTGNTDNHITVQLRATLTPYRPNSNFTSRNSALKDGIGFFEIAQTRKNEGGMDILASRWDISQEAGFLTYSITKNAPAELIQAITEGVLYWNKYFGREVIKVETGADPLKKPRPRELLIYWIPWKYANFASASIQPDPITGEIKGGSIFLPDTFAFQSPVLVRKNLQRQTTKAQNYFNIFPSGFKFSSLCDHPVSLDFSTNLSYAIKDDPEIILKARKDYIRNIVAHEVGHTLGLRHNFAGSVASELNSVTDHHVKWKEYLGDINHPGAVVSSTVMDYLMYKDNFLSGAAILKRTLAYDQAAIAWGYLNNTTTKNTQSTPLFCTDIKRMYTNTLGCKDDDSGKNPFAGWVQEMSLHRLELAQEIIDSIILSIRPDNQKDKLSVKEAVISLNPNSISNFLTKPAQEIFKLLSNEGRSLDVDKDLGELNWLNEDLYKTKTQQLMSTALDEVNGIPGILMSSYGLDYSWNIQKGWLVKNIHDKLNTESIRKGRTINGLNYDLSDEEINDLKKYVPMLAVKLEETYLRDLLLSLTGVKPPFENYKKKFKQPDSNPSFLFTPKKDDVFYADNIVKEEWKSALEKISEQIITDVNGNLNGSIEGKEITVPKPKFIIDTRLAAARLFSNKIFNKEDWLSDTQSKVLATIENRVLQVIGKETEQLKITSPTQSNQQSIIIALLNQKFSSIPSIKGKKLSPELKEWMLDELAVLTALKELDLDNMGY, via the coding sequence ATGCTTAAATCAGTTATAAAATATTTAGCCATCATTTTATTTATTGTTGTTTCAATTGTAGCATGCAATAAAAAAAAGCAAGAAAATATTCCTAATTCTCGTTTAGCAGATGAGAATATACGTTCATCATTCAGTATCACCCCTTCACAGGTAAATTCAGAGTCATCTGCTCAAAACCTGAAATTACCTTTGTTAAATTCTTCTGATAACCAATTTATTTCTGTTAATAATACTTCTTTGATTGTCTTAAAAAAGTCTGCACTAGGAAAAGCTTTTTTTCTTTCTTTAGTTTTATTACCTGCAGAAAATGCTCCCATCTTTCAACATTTACTTCCCAAAGTTGTTTCTTTTGAAATGAATGGTGAAGATCTTGCTCTTTTTGAGTTGAATACCTATGCGCTATATAATGAGCTTCCAAGCACAAAATTATTACAAACATTTAAAATAAAACAAAATAACGAAGACTCTATTACTTTTAGTTGGGATCAGGGTCTTAGCACAATTCCGAGCAAAGGGAGTATTTGGATTTCTGATCTGCCATCTTCCCTAGAGCAATTAATATCAGAAGAGGAAATAGTACTTCCAACAGTGGCTACATTTTTGAAAAGTGCTATTTTTGTAGAAGACCGTCTTGAATTGGAACAAATCTCTCGAGTACGAACTCCTTCTCATTCGGCAACTAATGGCATTAGTGACTCTTATACCGGAAACACTGATAACCATATCACTGTCCAATTACGAGCGACTCTCACTCCTTATCGACCAAATTCAAATTTTACTTCTCGCAACAGTGCTTTGAAAGATGGTATCGGATTTTTTGAAATTGCACAGACAAGAAAAAATGAAGGGGGAATGGATATTCTTGCTTCTCGATGGGATATCTCACAGGAAGCTGGCTTTCTTACCTATTCAATTACCAAAAATGCCCCCGCAGAATTAATACAAGCCATTACAGAGGGTGTATTATACTGGAATAAGTACTTCGGTAGGGAAGTGATTAAAGTTGAAACAGGAGCTGACCCCTTAAAAAAACCACGCCCAAGGGAATTATTAATTTATTGGATTCCATGGAAATATGCGAATTTTGCCTCAGCTTCTATTCAGCCCGATCCTATTACTGGTGAAATAAAAGGCGGCTCCATTTTTTTACCAGATACTTTTGCTTTTCAGAGTCCTGTTTTAGTTAGAAAAAATCTTCAGCGCCAAACAACAAAAGCACAAAATTATTTTAACATTTTTCCATCTGGGTTTAAGTTCTCTTCACTATGTGATCATCCTGTTTCACTTGATTTTAGTACTAACCTTTCATATGCGATAAAAGATGATCCTGAAATTATATTAAAAGCTAGAAAAGATTATATTCGAAATATCGTTGCGCATGAGGTAGGACACACCTTAGGTTTAAGACATAATTTTGCTGGGAGTGTAGCTTCAGAATTGAATTCTGTTACAGATCATCACGTTAAATGGAAAGAATATTTAGGCGATATCAACCATCCAGGAGCAGTTGTTTCTTCTACAGTTATGGATTATTTAATGTATAAAGATAATTTTTTATCGGGAGCTGCAATTCTAAAAAGAACTTTAGCATATGATCAAGCAGCAATTGCTTGGGGATATTTAAATAATACGACAACAAAAAATACTCAATCTACCCCTTTATTTTGCACTGATATCAAACGAATGTATACAAACACTTTAGGATGTAAGGATGATGATTCTGGAAAAAATCCTTTTGCTGGTTGGGTTCAAGAAATGTCTTTGCACCGTTTGGAACTTGCACAAGAAATTATAGATAGTATTATCCTCTCTATTAGACCAGATAATCAGAAAGATAAATTATCAGTCAAAGAAGCTGTTATATCTTTAAATCCCAACTCAATATCAAACTTTCTTACTAAGCCTGCACAAGAGATTTTCAAATTATTAAGCAATGAAGGTCGATCTTTAGATGTAGATAAAGATTTAGGAGAATTAAATTGGTTAAATGAAGATTTATATAAAACTAAAACTCAACAGTTAATGTCAACAGCACTTGATGAAGTAAATGGAATACCCGGAATATTAATGTCTTCCTATGGGCTGGATTATTCATGGAACATTCAAAAAGGATGGTTAGTAAAGAATATTCATGATAAGTTAAATACTGAGTCAATTAGAAAAGGAAGAACAATAAATGGTTTAAATTATGATCTTAGTGATGAAGAAATTAATGATCTAAAAAAATATGTGCCTATGCTAGCTGTAAAACTAGAAGAAACTTATTTACGCGATCTTTTACTTTCTCTTACTGGAGTTAAACCTCCCTTCGAAAACTACAAAAAAAAGTTTAAACAACCAGATAGCAACCCTTCATTTCTATTTACTCCTAAAAAAGATGATGTTTTTTACGCTGATAATATTGTAAAAGAAGAATGGAAAAGCGCATTAGAAAAGATTTCAGAACAAATTATCACTGATGTTAATGGTAATTTAAATGGAAGTATAGAAGGAAAAGAAATTACTGTTCCAAAACCTAAATTTATTATAGATACTCGCTTAGCTGCTGCGCGTTTATTTTCCAATAAAATTTTTAATAAAGAAGATTGGCTAAGTGATACGCAATCAAAAGTTTTGGCAACCATTGAAAATCGCGTTTTACAAGTTATTGGAAAAGAAACTGAACAGCTAAAAATTACTTCTCCTACCCAATCAAATCAACAATCAATAATAATAGCATTACTAAACCAAAAATTTTCTTCTATACCTAGCATAAAAGGAAAAAAGCTTTCTCCCGAATTAAAAGAATGGATGTTAGATGAACTAGCAGTTCTTACTGCCCTAAAAGAATTAGATTTAGATAATATGGGATATTAA
- a CDS encoding GAF domain-containing protein: MSIVIKSNYEYYEKLEVNLTNKFQSDSVLIGINLEEAKIIFASENYYDLFGYDIFNNDIENVFSQRSIKKISNFSYNFKPYNIKSRILANLEIFLKNYLVNVPSFMFFSGATLCVEFQINFDKINYYFDEINYQQILHYLTESKDSINILSSNLCKYISELTGFERTYFCEFLQNNNGVIKANYFSNGLESILNHYYPATILPDSVRELYVKNTFRIINNVDYIPTPIKGCSSKIDLTYSVFRDVSSIHLDYLRNMSLKSAISFSIVIDGKLKGLIGGHSRNKNYTPIEILPKIQTLVDVISIKIKQLRNNIIKKVQVEYKSTIDDFVFSYEKSQCNFEKMPNKSFEILKEIFNSHLLFYRFNNKTETNSMIPDEFVEELLKKLKEYKIRKIYVFDRLVTFNPIFYKWSKSIGAGVLVINLSNDLSNFIVLIRKEECQTIKWNTNPDELDLFSYEEKILKSRKSFNTWLQDVRHKCKQWTMKDYETALQLHNQLILSRSNFLNHVQMNKEVKFYEIIN, encoded by the coding sequence ATGAGTATCGTTATTAAAAGTAATTATGAATATTATGAAAAACTAGAAGTTAATTTGACTAATAAATTTCAATCAGATTCAGTATTAATAGGTATAAATTTAGAGGAAGCCAAAATAATATTTGCATCTGAAAATTATTATGATTTATTCGGATATGATATTTTTAATAATGATATAGAGAACGTTTTTAGTCAACGATCAATAAAAAAAATATCAAATTTTTCCTATAATTTTAAACCATATAATATTAAGTCAAGGATTCTTGCAAATTTAGAAATTTTTTTAAAAAATTATTTGGTGAATGTACCCTCTTTTATGTTTTTTTCAGGAGCGACTTTATGTGTTGAATTCCAAATTAATTTTGATAAAATAAATTATTATTTTGATGAAATAAATTACCAACAAATCCTTCATTACTTAACTGAATCTAAAGATAGTATAAATATTTTAAGCAGTAATTTGTGCAAGTATATTTCAGAATTGACAGGATTTGAAAGGACATATTTTTGTGAATTTTTACAAAATAACAATGGTGTAATAAAGGCAAATTATTTTTCAAATGGTCTAGAAAGTATTTTGAATCATTATTATCCTGCCACTATTCTTCCTGATTCAGTTAGAGAACTATATGTAAAAAATACTTTTAGAATAATTAATAATGTTGATTATATTCCAACACCAATTAAAGGTTGTAGCAGTAAAATCGATCTTACATATTCTGTTTTTAGAGATGTATCTTCTATACATTTAGATTATTTAAGAAATATGAGTCTAAAATCAGCGATTTCATTTTCAATTGTTATTGATGGAAAGCTAAAAGGATTAATTGGAGGGCATTCTAGAAATAAAAATTATACTCCAATTGAAATATTACCTAAAATTCAAACTTTAGTTGATGTTATTTCTATTAAAATAAAACAACTTAGAAATAATATTATAAAAAAAGTACAAGTAGAATATAAGTCAACTATCGATGATTTTGTTTTTTCATATGAAAAATCTCAATGTAATTTTGAAAAAATGCCTAATAAAAGTTTTGAAATATTAAAAGAAATTTTTAACTCACATTTATTATTCTATAGATTTAATAATAAAACTGAGACTAATTCTATGATTCCAGATGAATTTGTGGAGGAATTATTGAAAAAATTAAAGGAATATAAAATAAGAAAAATATACGTATTTGATAGATTAGTTACATTTAACCCTATTTTTTATAAATGGTCAAAGTCAATTGGAGCGGGAGTTCTTGTTATAAATTTAAGTAATGATTTATCAAATTTTATAGTTTTAATACGAAAAGAAGAATGTCAGACTATTAAGTGGAATACAAACCCCGATGAGCTAGACCTTTTCTCTTACGAAGAAAAGATATTAAAATCTAGAAAATCATTTAATACATGGTTACAAGATGTAAGACATAAATGTAAACAGTGGACAATGAAGGATTATGAAACTGCTCTCCAACTTCATAATCAACTAATTTTATCTCGTTCCAATTTTCTAAATCATGTTCAAATGAATAAAGAAGTTAAATTTTATGAAATTATAAATTAA
- a CDS encoding SemiSWEET family transporter — protein MILISIIGNFAFYVQAFKTYYYKDASSLSFLSYLISFVTITLWLSYGIYIKNTPLIVGNILGFIGSLIILIGILIF, from the coding sequence ATGATTTTGATAAGTATTATTGGTAATTTTGCATTTTATGTTCAAGCTTTTAAAACTTATTATTACAAAGATGCTTCTTCTCTTTCATTTTTATCTTATTTAATTAGTTTTGTTACTATCACGTTATGGTTATCTTATGGCATATATATCAAAAATACTCCATTGATTGTAGGAAATATTTTAGGATTTATTGGATCATTAATTATATTAATAGGAATTTTAATTTTCTAA
- a CDS encoding phosphoethanolamine transferase — MKISILKFCILFAFYFLFVLNFPLITGYLEIEKLIHIKDYLEFILVLFNIFLVIFLALYLIFFPYLTKTILIILLFLSSLSYYAISNYNVDLNNADLLRGFFSTTFVEASSFLTLKIFITFLLTFIIPSIFVISFKIIYPKINHFILQKIILCIIIICFSLITLLNHQIYASFAAQTKTSDMIAKNFIPLNYLHGLKRLIKTSIKKNNKENFITYISSRTNLLKNENKKTIFIFILGESARAKNFSLNGYSRETNPLLKTQNIFNFNNFYSCGTITNISLPCMFSSYSRKEYSLDKYDNTENLLETVAKNDFKVEWYDNGMGSQGVTRNVKETILGDFYSSNYDDVLLKALPSKQKLESEKKDLFIVLHQRGSHGPDYNNRYPKEFQKFLPVCNNVTLKSCSTESIINSYDNSILYTDYIINYTISYLKELGNESYQTTMLYTSDHGESLGEYGLYMHGEPYFVAPVDQKHIPFIIWLSDSMKQRKKLDEKCLKDRLKNSFSHDNIYHTILDFLEIKSSSFKSDLSILTNCATSVS, encoded by the coding sequence ATGAAAATATCAATTCTTAAGTTTTGCATTCTATTTGCTTTCTATTTTCTTTTCGTTCTAAATTTTCCACTAATCACTGGATACTTAGAAATAGAGAAATTAATACATATTAAAGACTACTTAGAATTTATATTAGTATTATTTAATATTTTTTTAGTAATATTTTTAGCATTATACTTGATATTTTTTCCTTATTTGACAAAAACTATTTTAATTATTTTACTTTTTCTATCATCATTGAGTTATTATGCAATCAGTAATTATAATGTTGATTTAAACAATGCAGATTTGCTAAGAGGTTTTTTTTCTACAACATTTGTAGAAGCATCCTCCTTCCTCACATTGAAAATTTTTATAACATTTTTATTGACTTTCATTATTCCTTCAATATTTGTTATTTCTTTTAAAATTATTTATCCTAAAATAAATCATTTTATTCTCCAAAAAATTATTTTATGTATTATTATAATTTGTTTTTCTCTAATTACATTATTAAATCATCAAATTTACGCATCTTTTGCTGCACAAACAAAAACTTCTGATATGATAGCTAAAAATTTTATTCCTCTAAATTATTTGCATGGACTAAAAAGACTAATAAAAACCTCTATTAAAAAAAATAATAAAGAAAATTTTATTACTTATATTTCGAGCAGAACTAATTTATTAAAAAATGAAAATAAAAAAACAATTTTTATTTTCATTTTAGGGGAATCTGCAAGAGCAAAAAATTTTTCTCTCAATGGTTATAGTAGAGAAACAAACCCACTTTTAAAAACACAAAACATATTTAACTTTAATAATTTTTATTCATGTGGAACAATTACAAATATTTCATTGCCTTGTATGTTTTCTAGCTACAGTAGAAAAGAATATTCTTTAGATAAATATGACAATACTGAAAACTTACTAGAAACAGTTGCAAAAAATGACTTTAAAGTTGAATGGTATGATAATGGAATGGGAAGTCAAGGGGTAACAAGAAATGTAAAAGAAACTATTTTGGGAGATTTTTATTCCTCAAACTATGATGATGTCTTATTGAAAGCATTGCCATCAAAACAAAAATTAGAGAGCGAAAAAAAAGATTTATTTATTGTTTTGCATCAAAGAGGAAGTCATGGACCAGATTATAACAACCGCTATCCGAAAGAATTTCAAAAATTTTTGCCTGTATGTAACAATGTTACATTAAAATCTTGCTCCACTGAATCAATCATTAATAGCTATGATAATTCAATTTTATATACAGATTATATCATTAACTATACAATTTCTTATTTAAAAGAATTAGGTAATGAATCTTATCAAACTACAATGCTGTATACTTCTGATCACGGTGAGTCTCTTGGTGAATATGGTTTATATATGCATGGAGAACCTTATTTTGTAGCACCAGTTGACCAAAAACATATCCCATTTATCATATGGCTTTCTGATTCAATGAAGCAAAGAAAAAAACTAGATGAAAAGTGTTTAAAAGATAGACTAAAAAATTCATTTTCTCATGATAATATTTATCATACTATATTAGACTTTTTAGAAATAAAGTCATCTTCATTTAAATCTGATTTGAGCATTTTAACCAATTGTGCAACATCAGTTTCATAA
- a CDS encoding MFS transporter, whose protein sequence is MKTNPNFIIFILALGYMIDFFDLTIFAVVRIPVLVSLGVPEHEYLKVSSLMFNAQALGVVVGGVLSGIWGDKFGRMSAVRLGIFVYSVAIILNTFVTSVPLFAFMRFIAGVGLAGEFAASITLLSEILDTKERGRASGIIYSSGVIGGMLAAFIGTFFAWKTLFIVGGIAGLILLVVRISVADSIIFQNLKNKQHILRGSLKLLLLNRNSLTKLIAFLLSIVPFWFMAFFVNFAPEVAKSVGIKETINQGLSLAIYFIGSFIGAYFFPYIAKLTASRKKSIFSALFIMLLAITLFSLGNLLTIQLYYTILLLIGLASGYSGIFMVFAAESFGTNQRNIASSVISNLARCSLIVMNAFVPWMASQFHQIWVGLVLSATIIFTLGVIALFSLKETSYKSLDFHEGEVS, encoded by the coding sequence ATGAAAACAAATCCTAATTTTATAATTTTTATTTTAGCTTTGGGTTATATGATTGATTTTTTTGATTTGACAATCTTTGCTGTAGTAAGAATTCCTGTCTTAGTTTCATTAGGTGTCCCTGAGCATGAATATTTAAAAGTAAGCTCTTTAATGTTTAATGCTCAGGCGCTTGGAGTCGTTGTTGGTGGAGTCTTGAGTGGTATTTGGGGTGATAAATTTGGACGAATGTCAGCTGTTAGGTTAGGTATCTTTGTTTATTCTGTTGCAATTATTTTAAACACGTTTGTAACTTCAGTCCCCCTCTTTGCTTTTATGCGCTTTATCGCAGGAGTTGGCTTAGCAGGAGAATTTGCCGCATCAATTACTTTATTAAGTGAAATTCTTGATACGAAAGAAAGAGGAAGAGCTTCAGGAATTATTTATTCGTCTGGAGTCATTGGCGGAATGCTAGCTGCATTTATTGGAACTTTTTTTGCCTGGAAAACCTTGTTTATCGTTGGTGGTATTGCTGGACTTATTTTGTTAGTTGTTAGAATTTCTGTAGCTGATTCTATTATTTTTCAAAATTTAAAAAATAAACAGCATATTTTACGTGGAAGTTTAAAATTATTACTATTAAATAGAAATTCATTGACCAAATTAATTGCCTTTTTATTATCAATAGTACCGTTCTGGTTTATGGCATTTTTTGTGAATTTTGCTCCTGAAGTTGCAAAATCAGTTGGTATTAAAGAAACAATAAATCAAGGGCTTTCACTAGCTATTTATTTTATTGGTTCATTTATTGGAGCCTACTTTTTTCCTTATATTGCAAAATTAACAGCCAGTAGAAAGAAATCTATATTTAGCGCTCTTTTTATTATGCTTCTTGCTATTACTTTATTTTCCTTAGGAAACTTACTTACTATTCAATTATATTATACTATTCTGCTGTTAATTGGACTTGCTAGTGGATATTCTGGAATATTTATGGTTTTTGCAGCAGAAAGTTTTGGGACAAATCAAAGAAATATTGCTTCATCTGTAATATCAAATTTAGCTCGTTGCTCCTTAATTGTCATGAATGCTTTTGTTCCATGGATGGCAAGTCAATTTCATCAAATTTGGGTAGGCTTAGTTTTATCTGCAACTATTATTTTTACTTTAGGTGTCATTGCTTTATTTAGCTTAAAAGAAACTAGTTATAAAAGTTTAGACTTTCATGAAGGTGAAGTTTCTTGA
- a CDS encoding AMP-binding protein, with amino-acid sequence MKNIDWLSETSHIFLNPKALPNFAVNLEKNLEKFNLSKHIFLATSGSTAISPEDIKLVALSKIAILNNAKSVNKHLHITQNDIILNPLPIFHIGGLATYARAFLSGAKHIDLSNYSNKWNPTHFVEFLTDKKVTVTSLVPTQLYDIVSLNLLCPKFLKAVVIGGGAISYSIYIAAKKLNWPILLSYGMSEVCSQIATSDLDDYWSDQHEYPKLKILDHLSIFLDEANCIAIYGDSLLTGYIRFNFEKHEFINPLNEVNYNNKKINCLKTSDVGVLSSNYLSIVGRKDDVIKISGESVSLNRLDFIMKNILIEKKLIFDSAIIVETDNRLQNKISVVFAKNGKDVLPLKIEQVIEIFNKQVFPFEKINNQYFIDKLPRTPLGKLQRNLLMKLLDNYNSDPIKESNK; translated from the coding sequence TTGAAAAATATAGACTGGCTCTCTGAAACTTCACATATATTTTTAAATCCAAAAGCTTTGCCAAATTTTGCAGTTAATTTAGAAAAAAATTTAGAAAAATTTAATTTATCAAAGCATATTTTTTTAGCTACCTCTGGTTCTACGGCAATATCACCTGAAGATATAAAGTTGGTTGCTTTAAGTAAGATAGCAATTTTAAATAATGCTAAGTCAGTAAATAAACATCTGCATATTACGCAAAACGATATAATATTAAATCCTCTTCCTATTTTTCATATTGGTGGATTAGCAACTTATGCAAGAGCATTCTTAAGTGGTGCAAAGCATATAGACCTTTCTAATTATTCTAATAAATGGAATCCTACTCATTTTGTAGAATTCCTAACAGATAAAAAGGTAACTGTAACTTCCTTAGTTCCAACTCAATTATATGATATTGTTTCATTGAATCTACTTTGTCCAAAGTTTTTAAAGGCAGTTGTCATAGGTGGTGGTGCAATATCTTATTCCATTTATATAGCAGCAAAAAAGTTAAATTGGCCAATTTTGTTAAGTTATGGCATGTCAGAAGTTTGTTCACAAATAGCGACAAGTGATTTAGATGATTATTGGTCCGATCAACATGAATATCCGAAATTAAAAATTTTAGATCACTTGAGCATTTTTTTAGATGAGGCTAATTGCATAGCAATTTATGGTGATTCTTTATTGACTGGATATATTCGATTTAATTTTGAAAAACATGAATTTATCAATCCATTAAATGAAGTAAATTATAATAACAAAAAAATTAATTGTTTGAAAACCTCTGATGTGGGTGTATTAAGTAGTAATTATCTATCTATAGTTGGTAGAAAAGATGATGTTATAAAAATTAGCGGTGAAAGTGTTTCACTAAATAGATTAGATTTTATTATGAAAAATATACTAATTGAAAAAAAATTAATATTTGATTCTGCTATTATAGTTGAAACAGATAATAGATTACAGAATAAAATTTCTGTAGTATTTGCAAAGAATGGAAAAGACGTTCTTCCATTAAAAATAGAGCAAGTTATAGAAATATTTAATAAGCAAGTCTTTCCTTTTGAAAAAATAAATAATCAATATTTTATTGACAAATTACCAAGAACTCCATTAGGAAAATTACAAAGAAATCTACTTATGAAGTTATTAGATAATTATAATTCAGATCCAATTAAGGAATCGAATAAATGA